The Topomyia yanbarensis strain Yona2022 unplaced genomic scaffold, ASM3024719v1 HiC_scaffold_184, whole genome shotgun sequence genome contains a region encoding:
- the LOC131694882 gene encoding uncharacterized protein LOC131694882, with product MSNDELRRLSKQERQLRNVMDVMKDFVRNYQEHLDKGSLAARIQKLDEIYDLFCEVRMRIDLILEDTDFDEDFVDPDESEEDHAVRTARTKAKKVKENEKVLKDFINDVVPVESTNQQGSSLSMMRVKLPELKLPTFGGHLRDWITFRDTFKNLISDNAQLTEIDKFTYLRTSLSGKALQEIGSIELSAANYSIAWKLLESRYENKKLLVKSHLDALLSIEPMKRESFESLNHVINDFDKHLQMLHKLGENIFGWSTILAHILASKLDTTTLRLWETEHRSREVPRFTAMLEFLKNHCIVLQSVTPERSSSQQHDPKKTSRAFNSYAGSTQTACPFCGESQHQCFQCKKFKPMKIEERRNAVKTGRLCFNCLSLGHISKSCSRSSCRLCGQ from the exons ATGTCTAATGACGAGCTGCGACGACTGTCCAAGCAAGAACGGCAATTGCGAAATGTGATGGACGTAATGAAGGACTTCGTTCGAAACTACCAAGAGCACCTCGATAAGGGATCTTTGGCAGCACGAATTcaaaaacttgatgaaatttACGATTTATTCTGTGAAGTTCGAATGCGCATCGACCTGATATTGGAGGATACAGACTTTGACGAAGATTTCGTGGATCCTGATGAATCTGAAGAAGATCATGCGGTTAGGACGGCAAGAACGAAGGCAAAGAAGGTGAAAGAGAATGAAAAGGTTCTAAAAGACTTCATCAACGA TGTGGTGCCTGTCGAATCAACCAACCAGCAGGGATCTTCTCTATCAATGATGCGTGTAAAACTCCCAGAGCTGAAGCTTCCTACATTCGGTGGACACTTGAGAGATTGGATCACCTTCAGGGACACCTTTAAGAATCTGATTTCAGACAACGCACAGCTCACTGAGATTGACAAGTTCACCTACCTTCGCACGTCTTTGTCAGGAAAAGCTCTGCAAGAAATTGGATCGATAGAACTGTCAGCGGCGAACTATTCGATAGCTTGGAAGTTGTTGGAGTCCCGGTATGAAAACAAAAAACTTCTTGTAAAATCTCATCTCGATGCGCTGCTATCGATCGAGCCTATGAAAAGGGAGAGTTTTGAATCATTGAACCATGTGATAAATGATTTCGATAAGCATTTGCAGATGCTGCACAAGCTGGGTGAAAATATATTCGGATGGAGTACAATATTGGCACATATACTAGCGAGTAAGCTGGACACAACAACACTACGCTTGTGGGAAACAGAACATCGATCACGAGAAGTGCCCAGATTTACCGCCATGTTGGAGTTTCTTAAAAACCACTGTATTGTTCTACAATCCGTTACTCCCGAACGATCCAGTTCCCAGCAACATGATCCCAAGAAGACATCACGGGCGTTCAATAGCTATGCGGGGTCAACTCAAACAGCATGTCCATTCTGCGGCGAGTCTCAACATCAATGTTTCCAGTGTAAGAAGTTCAAACCCATGAAGATAGAGGAGAGAAGAAACGCGGTGAAAACTGGTCGACTGTGCTTTAACTGCCTATCTCTAGGTCACATTTCCAAATCATGCTCTCGCAGTTCCTGTCGATTGTGTGGACAATGA